One Methanomassiliicoccales archaeon genomic window, TCCAAGTTTAAAGCACAATATGAGCAGGGAAAATTTGGGTTATCAATTAAAATACTCAGATTTTTAAGTCAATGGTTATCATGCCACATCAAAGTATCTGACAAATCAATCGGCCTTTTCATAAGACAATTAGGAATGACATAATAACTAATCATTTCTTCATCTCGACTCTCTAAAAAATTTGATGAAGCATAATTATCATACTTTCAAATAATGTGATCGAGGATTAGATGTTGATGAAGTTCTTTTTGTGAAATTAAAAATTATTTTTTATTAATAAATTTATATTTTTAAACATTAAAAGAGTTTGTTATTTTTTATAATACATCCGTAGCTGCGATAAAGCATGCAAATTCCAATCAACTTTATTCACAATTCAAAAAATTATTAATTCTGGCCATATATCAGGCATCATTATTAATCGTTTGTTATCACGCTATCCCATCGATTAGTTGAGAAATATGAATAAAGCATTTTTAATATTATGTGAATTTGGTCATTAAGTTTTATTATTTTTTCATAATAAAGAAATCATAATCAGATTTGGCATCTTGAACTCTAATGTGATAAAATTATTTTATCAATATCAATAATCTCATGAAGGTATGTTTCTGATCATGTAATTTGAAATCGAATATAAACGCTAACGCTATAAGCAAATGATTATGAAGGCATGTGTTATTTAATTAATTAAATGCTTTTAAAAAAATGATTGATATGGTAGAAAAAGAAAAGAGTCAAAAGGATGTAGAGTGCGCTCTTTGCGCTCCCTTTGAACAGGCAGGTACATGGCGTTGTAAAGAATGCGGTGCGATGAACATTAACAAATGGAAGGCGTGTTGGAAATGCAAATCGCCTCGATATATGGAGGAAGCCTCCAAGCCTTAAGATTCTATACTCAAAAGTTTTCATTTTCTATAATGATAGTCGAAGGGCCATTCATTTAAAGATTTGAGATCTAGTATCAAATGTGTTTGTTAAAAGTTCAAAATGTAATTCTAAAAAGAGAATTATTCATCGGTTAGAAGTTCATAAAGATTCTTCATCCCTTGAAGTGAAGCATCTTAGTTCTAAGGAATCTGATAACGAGTTAACGAGCAAAGTCTCCTGCAAAGATCTTGTTTTTGAGAACCTAAATAATAGCAGCAATGACAAGAGTGTAGAAATAAATAATCACGACCATAAGAAAATCAAAGAAATATTACAATTTCTCGACTTGGATTTTGCGAAATCGGAAAAAAATGCGAAAAGCCACGATGTTATTGAAAATAGCATTAAAAACGAGATTCATTTTAATAACCTCAATCACTCTACAACTAAGACTTTGGCTGGAGTCATTTCTTTATTTTCTAATAGCAGGTTTCTTCCCACTCTAAGAATAAAAATCAAGAGTGCAGAATCTCATTTTCAAACTAGAAATGCAGGTCTGAAAAATCTTGATGAAAGTTCGAACCTTCAACCATCGTTTTCTAAAGAAATAAGAGAATTTTTCAATGAAAAAATAGATATTCAAATCAAGTCAGAAGAACTTCAAAAGAATGAAATTAAAGTCGATAATATCGACGAGGAAACTTGCTTAAACACAGTTACTTGCATAATACCACATGGAAGCCTGATTCTGGTCGAAGGTTCAGATACAGATATTATTAACAATCTCGTCGATCACATTTCTCTCTCAATTCTAAGTCAAAAACATACCCTAACCTATATCTCCACAAAACGCGACTTCAAACAGATCATCGATTCGATGTTTCCTAATTTTGTTAATTTTTCGCGGGTTCTCAGTGACATGCGACTTTTAATTGTACCTGTATATCCCTTGATTCATGGAGAACCCGCGGAAAAAAGTACTTTGTTCGATAAGCTCTGCGGTTCTCCGCAATTGTTTGAAAAAGAATCCTTAGTTCTCAATCGAATAACAGATTTCTTAGAAATTGATGAAGACAGGTTGAAAGCATTAAAAATCTGGCCATTCCTAAGAAAATTGACCAATATTGGAAAAGTGGTATTAATCTCTGGAGATGAAAGTCATCCTGCCATGACCAATATACGCGAGGCATGTAATTTGCGTTTGCGTGCGGTGAGAGGAAAAGAAGGAAAACTCATAACAGAAGTTATGAAATCCCCAACTCCAGGGCCTACAGTAATCCCTTTGGCTCATGTAATATTGCATAATGCAAAGGATTTTTCTAACGCCTCTTAATCTGGACCGTAAAAGTTCCGATTTGCTTCCTCAACTAATTTGGCGTTATCGACTATTTCCATCAAATCTATTCTGTTGGCTAGACCGTCTATGAATCGCTTCATTACCACATCATCTTTTTGAATTTCATAGGTGTCTAAAATTGGTGACTTATTACTTTTAATTTCAAAAGGTAGTCCTTCTAAAAAGCGAAACCGGTTTTGTTTAAAAGACCTCTCGTTTTCACTCATCCTATCAACTAATATTCTGGATATAAGCCGAAAAGTCAATTCTCTTGCTAATTCCTTTTGACGTTGCTTTCTTGATTCAGGGCTCATTTCTTCTAAAAACATAATATCATCTCCCACGATCATAGATGTATTTCTAATTGGAACTTGAGTCAAACAAAAAATTACATGTTTCCCATCGGGTGAGAAAGCTTTCCCCTTTAATTGAACATATTCTTTCTCGCCACGACGACCTAATAAATTTAAGACCAGAGCTTGTCCTGGTTTAGATAAGCAGTGTGAAATCGCTTGGCAAATCCTTAGGACTTCTTTACGATGAAAGATTTTCATTATACTGCGATTTATTATTTGTTCGCCATCCACACAAATAATTTCGGTACCAGCAGGATTTAGGAATAAAACCGTGGCCCGTTTATCAACGACTAAAATCATATCATCACATTTAAGGATAATTTCCTCAAAAGCTTCTCTTTTAGGTAGGGAATCGTGACACACATTTCCCATTTTCACAGCTATTTCAATCATATTTCCTAACTCGTTGATCAAGAGTGCGGGGTCACTGCATTTTTTTAAGTAGAATACTGCTCCCAACTCTATAGCTTCTTTTTCCAAATCATCGCGATCTCGAGGTATCAATATGATGAACGGAACACTTTTCCCGATAGCTCTGATAATTTTTAACGCTTCAGCCCCTTTCATATCTGGAAGCTCAGGATTGATTATTATTGCATCTGGATTATACTCTCGCAGGTTCACGAATAAATCTTCAGCGCAGTTCGCCAGAAGCGTCTCAATACTATGAACCTGCCAGAGTATGGCTTCAGCCATGGAGAGGAAATCTTCATCTCCATCAGCGATTAAAGCTCGCAAATATCTGCACCTTTCGTTAATAAAGAATGAAGATCCGCTTCTTAAGTCCTGGAGTCCCGGTTTGTAATTATTGAGAAAGAGAATGCCAGATTTTGCTCAAGCTATGATGATGTAGTTTAAAATCATATACCTAGCAATCCGCTCAACATTAAATCTACAGCCAGCTGCGCAGCAGAAGCTAACCAAAGCATCACAATAAAATGGATAGCGGCACCTGCTAGATGTCCACCTCTTAAAAGAGGTAGCATAAGAGATGAAAAGAGAGCATGAAGTAAAATCACCGCGAACGCCATGTTCATTAGAGGTTCAATGCTGAAATCCGAGTTGAAAATGGTATTGAGGAAACCCGATGTCATGAAGCCTTGGTTAGCTAGCACTAGTTTAGAGATGATATCTGACATGTATTCAGCTATCCCTATTGTAACATACAAAGTGAATGCTAGTGCGACCATTACACCGTAAAGGACTCCAAGGAAAGATGATGAGACCACATGCTTTTTTTTCCTTATTGCTAAGATTTTGAACATGTTATTGCTTATGAAAAGGCTTGTCTCCTCAGGCTTCGCTCCGTTTAATGCGCATTCTGTATACATTTGGCCGAAACGCTTAATCAGGTTGCTGCTTGCCTCGGCAGAGAAATGCTTCCATGCGTCGACTGCATTGATATGCAAACTGAGCCTCTTAGATAAATTATTGACCATGGGGGTCAACGGTCCAAATTTATGTAGTGCTAATTTCTTTACCGCATCAGGCATCGTCTGACCGCTCACAGAGCAGCTCCTACCCAAAGAGCGGATGAAAGCTCCATAAATGTTGTCTCTTTTTTCTATTCTCCTTTCCTCCCTCCATATCAATATCCCGGGAATCAGGAAAGGAAGGAAGACACTTGATGCCAATAGCATATTAGGCAATCCAAGAGGTATGAGTAAGATTGATAGAGAAATGGTACCTGCAATAGCTACCAAGACAGAAATGAATAACACCCTGTCATGATCCTTCACTAGTTTGCCCCTCCACTTACTCCTCCACGGATACCAAATTTCGTCCTTTGGAACCTTGGAATAGATATAATAAACAAACATCCCCTCCATGGCGGCAAAGGTCATCACAATGCCAAAAAGAAAGGCATCCGTACTTTGTGCACCTAGCAAAGGAACAATGGAGATGAAAACGCATATGAAAATCAATGAGGTAATAATGCCAGTGAAAAGCTCTTTAACGAAATCAAGGTCTTTAAGAACGCTTTCGCATTTCAACACATATTCATCCATTATCACATCGTGCTCGTTCTTCATAAATCGGTCGAGGCGCTCTCCCACTTCTAGAGCGTGAGCCAGTCGATTGAGGAAATCTTGCTCTAATATGCTTGGTGTGCGGGCGGCGACGAAGCGACAGGCATCTGCAGCAGAAACATGATAGTGGTGGATTAAGCGGAAAATTTTTTTGCTATCCTCTGCTAAGGGACCGTGCTCAGAACGAGTGGAAAGCACATAGAATATCTTATCGATGGGCATCTCAGAGGTCGAGAGGGCTGCCATCTCGGTTACGAAAAGCGGCATAATTCTTTCTACTACGACTTTTTTCTTTGAAGATGCCATAATTGGAAAGATGGCCACCACAAAAATCATAAAAATAGGAATGGCATAAATTGTGTACGAGGCGATTCCTGTAAGATAATCGCTAAGAACGTAATTGATTATGCCTGGGATTATTAATCCACACGTGACTATAGCTATAAGAACTAAGGTAAAATATCGCTTTGGCTCCATTTTGCTATCTCGGAGGCCAGCATTAAGCTTGTATGCCAGTTTTTGTCTGAGCCCAAGTTTGAAAGCTACGGCCATAGAATCACCTAAACGGTAAAGGGCAGTGATTCGGGCCCTTTTTCGTAATAATCTTTCAAAATCTTGTTAACCTCATGATAGCCAGTAATATTCAAATCGACCATCTTCTGAATTATTTTCTCCCTGAACTTCAGTTCCTTGTAAATCTCTTTTTTATCAGCATATCCATGCTCCAACGCTATACGATTCTCTAGAATGTGAGAGTTGTTCATACCACGGAAGAAAAGTTTGTCTCGAGCTGAATCCCATTTGAAAACCGTTCTTGTCATCACGCCTCCTGCTTCGCGGCTATAGCCAACAAACTCTTCTACATGGGTAACACGCCTCAGAAAACGACGGTTTACATTCACTGCTGATTGGAATATGATGACATTTACATTATCTATGAAAGATATAGGAATATTGACTGGCTGTCCAGTCATCCTTTGTATGAATTTAGTAGCTGATGAGGCATGGAACGATGCAATTACTGGGATACCCGTTTGCATACATTGGAAGGCCACTCTAGCCTCCTCTCCTCTGATTTCACCTATAGCTATGTAGTCAGGTCTAGAACGCAGAGCGGCCCGAAGAAGGTCGAACATGGTCACTCTAGATTCTTCGGGCCCTGACTCTCTGGTTACACATCTCTGCCAAGATTGTTGTGGAGGCTTTACTTCAGGGGTATCCTCAACAGAGTAGATTTTTCCACGATGGTCGATGAAAGAGAGGATAGCGTTTAGAGTAGTAGTCTTGCCTGATGCCGTTTCGCCAGAAATCATTATATTCATCTTATTCTCAAGACAAAGCCAAATATAGGCAGCGAATTCAGCGGAGAAAGTCCCAAACTTAATGAGCTGGATAGGCGAAATGGGCTCCGCGGCGAATTTCCGTATGGTAAAGCTAGAACCCCTAGCAGAAATTTCATTTGAATATATCATGTTGATACGGGATCCATCTGGGAGAGTTCCATCAACAATAGGTCTGGAAGCAGACACTGGTCTTCCCATGCGTTCGCTCATTGCAATGAAGAAATCATTCAAGGATACCTCATCATCAAAGCGGATATTGGTTTCTAGGGAATATTGGAAGGCTTTATGGGAGACGCGTATACGCGCTGTACCTACCAAATGTATGTCTTCGATGTATTGATCTAGAATTAAGGGTTCGATGACACCGAAACCAACCACCTCTCTGCGAATGAAATGCTTTATCAGCTCATACTCATCCTTTTTCAGAGGTATCCTGCCGCCTGTTCCTAAATAAAACCTGCGTGCTCCGCTGGAACCATCGACTACCTCAACCGATGCATCATATAGCTTGTTAAGTATTCTTTCCAGATCTTCCTTCGTTTCTGAACTCTCCTCATCGGATGCCTTCTCGAGTATTATATCTCGAATTAATCTCATCTTGTCCTTCTGTTCTTGTGTGAGCTGCTTCTCAATGCTTATATATTGATTTCTCTGTGGCCAGATATGAACGAAACCTTTCCCTACTCGATATATGATATTTGAGGCGTTGGGATTCAATATGGCTTCCTTTCTTATTTCTGCCAAATCTTTAACGCTTAGGTTTTCGAAATATCTTGGTAGTTTGCAGCCTTCTTTGCGTATACCCTCAACATATTCCTTGAGTAACGGGACCTTTTTCATCTGCTGCAACATGGCTTCGTCTTCAGCCATACTAACCAGAGACCTCCGTGATCTCGATTATCATTCCTACGCCTGCCTCAATACGATAGCGCACTAGATCCCCCACTTCCCCTCGAGCCCGGGCAAAACGCTTTACATTAATAACTCTGGCCAAGGTACCTGCTGATTGCTTTAACTCCAAGGAAAGATAGATGTCACTCGCTAATCTCAATGCCTCAAGGGCCGTATGTCCTTTCTCAGCGGTAAGAACGATACTCTTATTCTCTTTTGTAAGCTTTTTTAAAAAACCCAGAAGCCGGAGCACTCCACGCTCATCGAAATTAGATTTAACTAATGTTGACAACGAGTCCACGAAGAGCAAGTCGTTGCGGTACAGGACAGGGGAAGTAATCATCTTATCAAGGAATTTATCTCGGCTAGGAGTAGGATTTCCAATAAGGGGATAGACAGGGAAGAACTCGAGCTTTCGAGATATTAGATATTTGTCAATCCTGTAGTTAATTGACCACATCTGATCTATGAAATCCCTTATCGTCATCTCTGTGGAAATGAAGCTGGCTGACCTATTGTCATTTAAAACTCCATAGAGAAGCCTTTGGCATAAAACGCTACGGCCGCTACCTTCCTCACCTTCAATCAGGCAAATACAACCCTTGGGTAGACCACCGCCCAATTTAGCATGCAACTCATCACCTTTTAGCTGAATTCTGTATAAATCATCTTTATTTGCATCTAAGGTAGAAGCGGAGCTCGCACTCATAGTACTGCCCCTCCAGCATGATTGCATGTAAATTTGATAAGTTCAAATCCTGAACCAAAACTGGTCACAGGCGCCATTTGCCGTCACCACCTTCGCCACATGGTCTCCGGACGATAGGACAACATGAATTTTTACTTCGATTACTTTCTGCGGCAACCATCCCGTAGGTGCAGTAGCGCTACTTTCCACGGTATAGTTGCAAAATAGTCCGTCTATCAGGATGGTGAGGTCATTCCTGGTCAGCGTCGCCGTTCCAGTATTTTTTATGTATAGTGTTAAAATGCAATCAGAATATGGAACGATTACGGGATCATTTATTATCGTGATATCTGATTGGAGTTGGTGTCCCAAAGCTTCGCCACGGTTTTCTATGGTCTTGCTCATGCTATTAGCGATTCCAATAAATGCCCCTGCCAAAGATCCCGCGACAAGCACGGCCGCAACAAAGAACATTATATGCGAAACCGAGCTATCGGCTGCCATAGGTGACCCCCTTTCCAACCTTCCGTTCAGCCATAATAGGCTGAAATCCCGTTTCCAGCGATGACTTTTATACGGGCATTGTCTATTTCACACGAAAATCTGATGGTCAGCCTCTCATGCGGTGCCCATACTTTAGATCCCTC contains:
- a CDS encoding ATPase domain-containing protein, whose translation is MSASSASTLDANKDDLYRIQLKGDELHAKLGGGLPKGCICLIEGEEGSGRSVLCQRLLYGVLNDNRSASFISTEMTIRDFIDQMWSINYRIDKYLISRKLEFFPVYPLIGNPTPSRDKFLDKMITSPVLYRNDLLFVDSLSTLVKSNFDERGVLRLLGFLKKLTKENKSIVLTAEKGHTALEALRLASDIYLSLELKQSAGTLARVINVKRFARARGEVGDLVRYRIEAGVGMIIEITEVSG
- a CDS encoding type II secretion system F family protein — translated: MAVAFKLGLRQKLAYKLNAGLRDSKMEPKRYFTLVLIAIVTCGLIIPGIINYVLSDYLTGIASYTIYAIPIFMIFVVAIFPIMASSKKKVVVERIMPLFVTEMAALSTSEMPIDKIFYVLSTRSEHGPLAEDSKKIFRLIHHYHVSAADACRFVAARTPSILEQDFLNRLAHALEVGERLDRFMKNEHDVIMDEYVLKCESVLKDLDFVKELFTGIITSLIFICVFISIVPLLGAQSTDAFLFGIVMTFAAMEGMFVYYIYSKVPKDEIWYPWRSKWRGKLVKDHDRVLFISVLVAIAGTISLSILLIPLGLPNMLLASSVFLPFLIPGILIWREERRIEKRDNIYGAFIRSLGRSCSVSGQTMPDAVKKLALHKFGPLTPMVNNLSKRLSLHINAVDAWKHFSAEASSNLIKRFGQMYTECALNGAKPEETSLFISNNMFKILAIRKKKHVVSSSFLGVLYGVMVALAFTLYVTIGIAEYMSDIISKLVLANQGFMTSGFLNTIFNSDFSIEPLMNMAFAVILLHALFSSLMLPLLRGGHLAGAAIHFIVMLWLASAAQLAVDLMLSGLLGI
- a CDS encoding response regulator, whose amino-acid sequence is MRALIADGDEDFLSMAEAILWQVHSIETLLANCAEDLFVNLREYNPDAIIINPELPDMKGAEALKIIRAIGKSVPFIILIPRDRDDLEKEAIELGAVFYLKKCSDPALLINELGNMIEIAVKMGNVCHDSLPKREAFEEIILKCDDMILVVDKRATVLFLNPAGTEIICVDGEQIINRSIMKIFHRKEVLRICQAISHCLSKPGQALVLNLLGRRGEKEYVQLKGKAFSPDGKHVIFCLTQVPIRNTSMIVGDDIMFLEEMSPESRKQRQKELARELTFRLISRILVDRMSENERSFKQNRFRFLEGLPFEIKSNKSPILDTYEIQKDDVVMKRFIDGLANRIDLMEIVDNAKLVEEANRNFYGPD
- a CDS encoding type II/IV secretion system ATPase subunit, whose translation is MAEDEAMLQQMKKVPLLKEYVEGIRKEGCKLPRYFENLSVKDLAEIRKEAILNPNASNIIYRVGKGFVHIWPQRNQYISIEKQLTQEQKDKMRLIRDIILEKASDEESSETKEDLERILNKLYDASVEVVDGSSGARRFYLGTGGRIPLKKDEYELIKHFIRREVVGFGVIEPLILDQYIEDIHLVGTARIRVSHKAFQYSLETNIRFDDEVSLNDFFIAMSERMGRPVSASRPIVDGTLPDGSRINMIYSNEISARGSSFTIRKFAAEPISPIQLIKFGTFSAEFAAYIWLCLENKMNIMISGETASGKTTTLNAILSFIDHRGKIYSVEDTPEVKPPQQSWQRCVTRESGPEESRVTMFDLLRAALRSRPDYIAIGEIRGEEARVAFQCMQTGIPVIASFHASSATKFIQRMTGQPVNIPISFIDNVNVIIFQSAVNVNRRFLRRVTHVEEFVGYSREAGGVMTRTVFKWDSARDKLFFRGMNNSHILENRIALEHGYADKKEIYKELKFREKIIQKMVDLNITGYHEVNKILKDYYEKGPESLPFTV